In Tachypleus tridentatus isolate NWPU-2018 chromosome 7, ASM421037v1, whole genome shotgun sequence, a genomic segment contains:
- the LOC143254907 gene encoding uncharacterized protein LOC143254907, with amino-acid sequence MHLRLRGVKKLKKKTCTVKNNTVLSFVNCFESYKENIIFVASHLVTSSSVTGHLATPTSVTSHLAVPSSVTGHLATPSFVTGHLTTSSSVTGHLATPSSVTSHLATPSFVTGHLATPSSVTGHLATPSSVTSHLATFSSVTGHLATPSSVTSHLATPGFVTGHLVTPSSVTGHLAT; translated from the exons ATGCATCTTCGACTGCGTGgagtaaagaaactgaaaaag aaaacgTGCACAGTAAAAAACAACACAGTGTTGTCCTTTGTCAACTGTTTTGAGtcatataaagaaaacataatttttgtgGCAAGTCATCTTGTCACATCCAGTTCTGTGACAGGTCATCTAGCCACACCCACTTCTGTGACAAGTCATCTTGCCGTACCCAGTTCTGTGACAGGTCATCTAGCCACACCCAGTTTTGTGACAGGTCATCTAACCACATCCAGTTCTGTGACAGGTCACCTAGCCACACCCAGTTCTGTGACAAGTCATCTAGCCACACCCAGTTTTGTGACAGGTCATCTAGCCACACCCAGTTCTGTGACAGGTCATCTAGCCACACCCAGTTCTGTGACAAGTCATCTAGCCACATTCAGTTCTGTAACAGGTCATCTAGCCACACCCAGTTCTGTAACAAGTCATCTAGCCACACCCGGTTTTGTGACAGGTCATCTAGTCACACCCAGTTCTGTGACAGGTCATCTAGCCACATGA